Genomic window (Aquimarina sp. BL5):
AGGGAAATTGACGAAAACGGAACGGTGTACGGTGGTCCGATGTATTATTTGAGTAAAGGTCTGAAAGAAAAAGGATTAACTACATTAGGAAAAGTGTTAGCTGTGATTTTTGCAATTATGTGTGTAGGTGGATCCTTTGGAGGTGGCAATATGTTTCAGGCTAATCAGGCATTTAAATTATTTGAACATGTAACCGGTGCTGAAAATAGTTTTATCTATGGAAAAGGATGGCTGTTTGGATTAATAATGGCAATTTTTGTGGGGATAGTAATCATAGGTGGTATTAAAAAAATAGCTAAAGTTACCGATAAAATTGTGCCTTCTATGGTAGTGGTGTATATATTGGCAGTTATTACGGTAATAGCTATTAATTATAAAGTAATTCCTGATGCGATTTATGCTATTATAAATGGGGCTTTTAGTGCAGAAGGAATAACGGGGGGAATGATTGGAGTTATGATTCAGGGATTTAGAAGAGCAGCTTTTTCTAATGAAGCCGGAATTGGATCAGCTTCCATTGCACATTCAGCTGTTAAAACCAAATACGCAGCAAGCGAAGGGTTAGTGGCATTGCTAGAGCCTTTTATTGATACAGTAGTGATTTGTACAATGACAGCTATTGTATTGATTATTACAGGGCAAATTCAGGTAGGAACAGAAATTTCTGATGAACAAGGAGTGTTGCTAACTGCCAGTGCATTAGAAAGTGGTATCTCGTGGTTTCCGTATATCTTAAGCTTAGCAGTGATTCTTTTTGCTTTTTCATCTATGATTTCCTGGTCATATTATGGGTATCAAGCTTGGTCCTATTTATTCGGAAGGAAAAAATATGTGGAGTATATCTACAAAAGTATCTTCTGTATCTGTGTAATTATTGGTTCTGCAGCAAGTTTAACGGCAGTAACTGATTTTTCTGATGCCATGATCTTTTCGATGTTAGTTCCTAATATGATAGGGTTGTTTTTAATGGCTCCTAGAGTAGCTAAAGAACTTAAGAAGTATAAACAAGCTATCTCTATGAATAAAATTTTATGAAATAGTTATTTTGCAGTTTTTGGCATAAGATTTGATATTATTTAAGTGTATAGAATTTATCAAAATCTTGTGTGAGGACATTGGTTCAAAGAACTAAAGATAGTACGGGAAAAAAGATAAGAAAAACGCTCGAGTATAACTCCGAGCGTTTTTTTATGAATATCGATTAAGACTGAATTTCTTTTCCTATTTTTAGGTGTAATTATAAGAAGTATGGAGAGAATATATGAATACCTGGAGATCGCTATCGATAAGATTGTGTTTTTTGCACCCAGGATTATTGGAGCCGCATTAGTATTTTGGATAGGATTCAAAATTATTAAGAGAATACTTAAGTGGATAGAAGCGGCATTGAAACGCATGAATATATCAGATACGATGCGACCGTTTCTTTCTTCAATTATATCTGTATTATTAAAAATAGCCATTCTTTTTATTGTCATTTCTATTTTGGGTGCCGACCTATCCGGTTTCGTAGCGATTTTGGCGGCGATTAGTTTTGCCGTAGGACTTTCGCTCCAGGGAAGTTTAGGTAATTTTGCATCAGGTATATTGATTATGTTTCTAAAACCATATCAATTAGAAGATTGGATAGAAGTAGATGAAAAATTTGGGAAAGTAAAGGAGATTGGAATTTTTAACACTACTGTGAAAACACCTGGAAGTAAGGTGCTGATTATTCCCAATTCTAAAATCACAGATGATGTGGTAACAAATTATTCCAGAGAAGGGGTTATACGATTGGAAATTATTGTAACCATGCCCTATAGTGAAGATTTTCCTAAAGTGAAAAAGATTATAGAAGATACATTAAAGCCCATAGAGAAAATACTAGATACTCCTATTCCTGAGATAGGGATAGAAAATTTTGATTCGCATAGCGTATTAATCGCAGTAAGGCCTTATGTAAAACCTGATGATTTTTGGGAAGTGACCTTTGTTGCACATCAGGAGATCAAAAGAGCCTTCAGTGAACATAATATCAAAGTAGCATACTCAGAAGGTGTAGAGTTAGGAAGTATTGGAGTTTAATTTAAATTCAGAACTTTTTATAGCCAATAAAACAAGTGGCATTTTTTTTGTGGCTTTCTAGTTTTATAAAAACATTATAACGTGAAATCCTATTCTATTAAAACTATTATGTTTTGTCTGTTCTTGTACTCAGGTGCAATTATGTATGGTCAAAGCAGATTAAAACTAAAAAAAGGAGAAGTAATTGATTCTCTTACTGTACCTTCTAGTGAAGGAAGTTATTATAGTATATACCTACCCAAAACTTTTGATCTTACTAAAAGTTGGCCAATACTTTTCGGATTTGATTCCAATAACAGTACCAATGCTATAACGAATCTTTTTAGTAAGGCTGCGGAGGAATTAGGGTATGTAATAGTAGTAACCAATTTTTCTAAGAAATCAAGTATTAACGATAAGTCAAAATATGTTGCCTTTTTTATGGAACATATTTTTAGTCTTTTCCCAATTCAAAAAAGAAGAGTTTATGTCGTAGGGGTGGGTAATGATGGGCCTTTAAATAGTTTGTTGCCGCTCGTGTATAAAGAATTTAATGGTGTAATAGCAGTAGGAAATAGTTGTTACTATAATGAATCTATACAAGCGCGAAGGGATTTTTCTTATATCGGAATGGTAGGTGATAAAAATTTTAGGTATCAAGATTTTTTCAACACGAAAAAGTACTTAAGAAGACGAGCGATAATTTCTGATATTTATACGTATCGGGGAAATGAAGAACTTCCTTCAGAAGATTTAATGGTAAAAGCATTGATCTCTTTTACATTACAGGATATGTTAAAAGGTAAAATACAAACAGATTCTATTTGGGTTAAGGATATTTTTAAAAAGGACTTTGAAGAGATAGCTTTATTGAAAACACAAGGTAAATATCTAAAAGCCTATGATGAGTTAACCAGAATGAGAAATAAATACCGTTTATTTTTTGATGTTGATCAACTTAAAGAAGAACAAAAGGTAATAAGAAAGATCGATAGCTACAAAAAGGAGAAAAGACTTAGGTCTAAATATTATAATAAAGAAAAATTATTACGAGAGACATTTATTTTCTCATTAGAAGAAGATATAGAATTTAATCAATATGACAACCTAGGTTGGTGGCAGTATAAAATGAGCGAACTTGATAAACTAGGAAAAAGCAAGGAAAAGTATGCAAGTAATATGGTGTTAAGAACAAAAGATTTCCTAAAGTACGTACTAATAGATTATAAAAAGAATACAGTTAAAGAAAAAAATGTGCTAGACAGAAAAATATTTGTAAATATCTTAAGTACTATAGTTGATAAAAACGATTTTGAATCCTATCGAAAAATTATTTCCCTAAGCGCTATAGATCAAGATAATGCAACTGCACTTTTTTATTTAGAAAAAATGCTTCAGAATGGATATAAAGAACTAGAATCGCTTTATAACATAGAAGGAACCCTAGCACTGAGGATATCTAAAGAATATAATAATGTCATCAAAAAGTACTTGAAAACTTCAAAATATTTCATGGTTGACTAATTATTTAATGACAGAATTGTGTATTTAGTCGATATTAATAAACACTTAATCGTTGTTTTGTTAATAACTTTTTAATTGATTACGGTTTTCGTTTGAAAATTAACATATCTTTATAACACGTAAAATATATATAATGTGTATTGTACAAATTAACATATCAAGAAATATGACGATATGGATTTGAAATTTTAATTTGGAATGCACATTGGGATAAATTAAGTGTGAGGACATTAGTCTAAAGACCCCAAATCTAAAAACTAAAGAGAGTACATAATTTGCCCGATAACAGAAAGCGACCTTTGTATAAGGTTGCTTTTCTTTTTTTATGCCTTTTGTTATTATGTTAGATAACCTAAGTTCGATATAAGGACAGGGCTCGAAAAGCAGTCAAATTGAATGGTTTTTCATAGTGAAACGAAGAAAAATTAGCTTGCTAACCTTTGGAGAGTATCGAAATTAGGCTTTTGATCGAAAATTTACTTGTCATCGATAGTTCTGCTGAGCCTGTCGAAGTATAATTTGCTTGAGGCGGATCACTCTTACTGACGTAAATATTCTTATGTAGAACTCAGGTTTAATAAGGAAATTTGTAAAGAAAACTAAGGTAGTAACCTCTTTCCGGATGTTGTAAAAAGTGAAAAAATAGAGGTTTTTGTGTATTTTGTCGAATATTTATGTTTTTTATCGCTATTTTTTTTTGTATTAACAATTTTTTTACAATATATTTACATTAACTTAAAAATACTATGATGTATGTCCAGAATTAACATTTTAAACTGTATGACGGTACGGATTTAAAATTTTAGTTTGGAATACGTCAGGGTCTATTAGGTGTGAGGACATTAGTCTGAAAGACCCCAAATCTGGAAGCTAAAGAGAGTACGTAATTTGCCCTAAAATTGATGAAAGCGTTCTGTAAAAAGAGCGCTTTTATATTTTCCACCAGTTTCTTGTTTATTTCGAAATTACTAAATGAGGAACTTCTTCTAATTTCCAGTCAATTACAAGTCCCCCAGCTAATGATCTAGCAATTTCTGCTCCATAGAGATGTTCACATAAATATAAGGCTGCTTCAAAACTTTTTGCGCCACCAGCAGAAGTAATGTATTTTCCGTCATGAACGAATAAAACATCTTTTCTAATATCTAGATCCGGAAATGTTTCACGCATTTTATCTATATCACTCGGAAAGGTCGTAGAAACCACATTATTTAGTATTCCGGCTTTAGCTAATACAAAAGCCCCATCACAATGTGAGGTCATATAGGTAGCGGTTTGATCTACTTTTTTTACAAAATCAATCATGGCTGTATCTTCTAAGTCACTATCTAGATGGTGTTCTGCAGAGGGTACAACCAGAATATCAATTTTTGGCAAAGAATCTTTTAAATAATTATAATCAGGTATGATCTTCACACCTTCAAAAGTTGTAATAGGAGCATCAGTATTTGCTACCGTAAAAACATTCATTTGCTTAATGTTTTTACGATACTGTGTATGCTGAAAAATATCAAAAGGTGCAGTAAACTCTGTGTTATAGGTACCATCCATTATAAGGAAAGCTACATTATAACGGTTAGGTTCTAGTTTAGGGAAAGTCTTTTTGGTTTCGACTGTTTCAATTGGTTTTTCTTGATTTTTTTCTTGACAACCAATAATTATTATAGATAGAATAATGTATAATATATGTTTCATAATAGTGTTTCTTAAACATGTTTTAGTGTATGCTTAGTATCTTCTCTATTTACTTTAAGTTTTACAATAAACAACAAAAATGTCCCAATTACTGCGATTCCAGCCATTAATAACCAGGTATTATTGTAACCATATTGATTAATAAATTGCATTCCTGAGTTATGTCCGAATATATGAGCTAGAGAAAAAGACATACTATACATGCCCATATAAGCGCCTTGTCTTCCTCTCTTAGATCTATCCAAGGCGAATGCATTTCCGAAAGGAAATGAAATCATTTCTCCTACTGTGGCTATGATCATACCAATAACTACGATGCCTACCCAGGGACTAACTAAGAGTAATATAAAACTAATCCCAGTAAGAATAAATCCGCTAATTACACTACCAATTTTGGAAAATGAAGTAGACTCTAGATATGCGATTAAAGGCATTTCGAAAATAAAAATTAGAGTTCCATTTAATGCCAGAATCAGACCTATATTTCTTTCAGATAAAAAGTGTACTTCTTTATAATATAAAGGAATCGTGGAGAAGTACTGCACAAATATGAATCCGAATAAAGTTAATGCCACAAGAAAAAGAATATAAACACCATCGCTGTGAGCAGGAGTGGGGTTGTCTACTACAACTTCTTTATCTAATATTCTAGCTTTTTTAGGATGTAATGTTTTAATCATAATAAAACCGGCAATAATACAGGTAATCCCATCTATCCAAAATAATCCAGAATAACCTACAGTAGCAATTATTATACCTCCTAAAGCCGGACCCATGGAGAATCCTAGGTTTATGGCTAATCTTATAAAAGTTAACGATCGTGTTTTGTTTTCAGGTTTGCTATAAGCACTTAATGCAACGAAAAATGCCGGACGCGCAGCATCTGCGATCGCGATAAGAACAAAAAAACTGATGCAGATACTCCAGAAACTGGAAAAATATTGCACGATAAAAAATGAAATACCTGTTAATATGAGGGATCCTAAAATTACTTTATAGTACCCAATTTGATCACTTAATTTACCACCAATCCAAGCACCTAATAAAGAACCTAAACCATAACTTGTCATTACCCATCCTATCTGACCAAATGAAAAGCATAAATCATCAGAGAGATATAATGATAAAAAAGGAATTACCATAGCACCCATCCTATTAATTAATGTGATAAGTGCTAACCACCAAACTTCTTTTGATAAACCAGAAAAAGTATCTATATAATTTAGTAAAAGTTTCTTCAATATATTGATGGTTGGTTTATTAATAACCGGTAAAAGTAACTTTTTGTCGAAAAACTAGATACAAATTTAGAGAATATTAACGTGTTTATTATTAATGGTTTGTATTTTTGCAAAAAATAGGGGACAGTGTACAGATTATCTTTTTTACTATTGCTATTCTTTAGTCATATAGGGGCTCAGGATTCTACAACCATTAAAAAAATATTGGCATTTCAGGAAGAGCTTAATAAAGAGTTTGCTTCTGAAGAGAAATCGCCGTTGACACCAAAAGATTTTAAAACATTCAAGGAGTTGGACTTTTTTGATATTGATACTTCATATAGTGTTTTGGCTAAGTTTATCCGCACGCCATATGAGACTCCTTTTATAATGAAAACTACTACTAATAGAGAGCCTATATATGTAAAATATGGCGAAGCTCATTTCGTACTCCAGGAGAAAAAATGGATATTGAATATATATCAAAGTCAAGGGTTAAAAACGCAACCTGAATATGAGGATTATCTTTTTCTTCCTTTTACCGATTTAAGTAACGGAGAAACCAGTTACGGAGGAGGACGTTTTATAGATCTTAAAATCCCAGAAGATGATATAATTCTTATAGATTTTAATACGGCATATAATCCATATTGCGCTTATAGTGCTAGGTATTCTTGCCCCATTCCTCCAGAAGAAAATCATTTAGAGTTGGAGATTCCTGTAGGTGTCAAAAAATATAATAAACACGAAGCAAACAAATAAAAAAAAAGCGCTCTGAAAACTTCAGAGCGCTTTTAGCATAAACAAACAATATATTAAACTATAATTAATATATTAAAACTTATAGATGGCACCTAGTACAAAAGATGAAAGGCTTTTTTTGAAGTCTCCATCATTATCCGGGAATGTGTCTTCCGATGCAGAATCTAACCTTAACTCAGGTTTAAGTGTAAGATTTCCAATATCGTAACTTCCCGTCAAGGTCGCAGCAATAACACTACCATCTGAATCAGCATCTGTTACTAAAGCTCCGGCACCATCTTCAAATTCAGCAAAATACTCTCCTCTCAATCCTAAAGTGAATTTTTCATCAACCTTAAATTGTGGGTATAATGCTACTCCATAAAATCCGGAAGCATCAGCATCACCTTGATCTTCTGTGGTTAAATATGTTGCATTAACTCCTAAATAAAATTTTTCTGCAAGATCCCAACCTGTAGTTAAATCAGCTTGAAATGTAGGTCCTACTTCTCCCGGTTCTCCTTCGTTTCCGTATCTGAAGTTAAGATAAGCACTACCGTTATCAGCAGAATATCCTATCTGAGCTCCAAAAATATACGTGTCGAATGGATTATTTTCTGTATAATCTGTTGGATTCATAACTGCTACCATTGCAGACCAGTTATCGTTAATTGCAAAATCAGCCTTCAGTCCTGTATGAGAGAAAGGTCCATAAGAGAACATATAAGAAGTAGAATAGTTAAAGTTTCCTGTTGGAGAGATTACTTCATATCCAAGATATGTATTGAAGTTACCAAAAGTAAGTTTGAAATTTTCAGTTACATTCCAGTATGCATATAATTGGTTAATAATATTAGCAGTTGCATCACCAGTTCTGTTCCCAGCAGCATCAAAAACTCCTGAATTAAAAGTTGCATCTGTACCTCTTTGACCATATACGAGATCCGCTACAAATCCTACTTTTTCTCCTTCATAGCCGAGAATCACATTTGCCATACCTAAAGCAAATCCAGATTGATTAGCGAAAGAAGTCGTAGGTGCTGTAGAATTGTCATTTTGTGCTCCAAAATTATATCTAAAATATCCATCTACAGATCCATTAATAGAAAAATTATCGAACCATTTTTTTTCTTCTTCCTCTTGGGCGATTGACGTAAAGCTAATTAGCGCTAAAGAAAAAAGACATGCTTTCTTAAAAAGTTTTGTTACGGTTTTTGTTTTCATAATAAACATTAATTGGTATTAATTTGTTTTTAATTGGAGCTGTAAAACTATGTTAAAACATTTTTACCCCAATAAAAAAAAGGGTTTGAAGTATTATTTTTATGTATTTTTAATTTTATACCCCATAAAAATTAGACATTAATGTTTATTTAGTTGTTTTTTGAGAATTTGAAAGTGCTTTTTTGATACTTTACAGGTTTTAGATATAATAAGTATGTAAAAAGTGTAAAGTATTGTTAGAGAAAAGTAGCTTATTACGTTAAAAATTTCAAAAAAAAAGCTTGCTCATATAGAGCAAGCTTTTTAATAGATATAATTTCAACCTAGTTCACAGCCTGATTACCGTGCTCTCCAGTTCGTATTCTAAAGGTATTCTGTACATCAGACACAAAAATTTTACCATCCCCAACTTCTCCTGTCTTAGCTGCGTCAATAATTGCTTGTACTGTTTTTTCTTCGAATTCATCAGATACGACTATAGAAAGATATCTACGTTGTATATCGGATGTACTGTAGCTAATTCCTCTGTATACCTGTCCTTTTTTTTCATTGCCTACACCTGTAACGTCCCAATATGTAAAGAAGTTTACTTCTATTTCATGCAATGCATCTTTAACTGCTTTAAATCTTGATTTACGTATAATAGCTTCTATTTTTTTCATTTAATGTTGGTTGTTTTAATAGGTTGAAAAAGTTTAATAAAATGAAAGGGTTGTCTAAAAAACAAATATTAATGTCAAAATATTTTAACCTAAATACATAGACGGGTGTTAAGTTTTTAAGTACTTTGATTTTTAAATTGTCTTAGGCAAGCTCGGGTTAATGACTTCTTTTATTTTACAATCCACATTCCTAAAAATACTAAAAGAAATCCTATAATGAAAGAACTAATGGTATAGATACTAAAGCTTACAAAATCACCTGATCGTAAAAGCATGTGGTTTTCATAAGCAAAAGTAGAAAAGGTGGTAAATCCTCCACAAAATCCTGTAGCAAGCAATAAAACAGCATTTTGAGACAAGACATTGTTTTTAAGCGCCAATCCCAGAATAATGCCTATCAGAAAGCTTCCAAGAATATTAGCGGTAAAGGTTCCATAAGGAATTCCGTTAGTATCATTATTTAAATACTTACTGATAAGGAATCTGGCAACGCTACCAGTACCGCCTCCAATAAAGACTAGTATTAACTGTTTCATTTGGAATGTAGTTGTCGACTAGATGAAAAACTAATTTTTTCAACTTTTACTTTATCGGTATATATATTTCTGTGATCCATTCAGCTGGATTGGGTTGCAGACCTGGATCTACTCTATATACTTCAAAAGCAGAAGATGTTTCACTAAGTTCTAAACCATTATCATTAATGTATTTATAACCTGCTTCCCAAGCTTCTTTTAGATTTGCATAATCTCCCTTTAATGTTGTTTTCACCACTTTTTGTTTAGGTAAAAAGTCACAACGTATATTACTATCGGCAGGAGTTATCACTTCATCTCTAACCGGAATTCCGGTTGAATAAATAGCAGTTCCTTGCTCCTCATTAAATTCATTATAAATGGTTAAAGGCATTCCTGTCTGAGGTAGATTATTTTGTCTTACATATGCCATTACTGCAGGTAGCATTTGTGCCATTTTTTGAGAAATATCAGCAATAGGAGATGCAGTAGCACTGTACATATAGTAACCGCCTCTATGCTCTGTTATTCCGTCTACACTTACAGAATGTTCTTTCATTTTTTCGTTTACAAAAATGTCTAGTTTTTCTAGACCCTTTTGATACATTGGTTTGATGCTTTGAGATAAGGTGCTGTCTTGAGTCATCCAGAATGCTTTTTCCATAAAAGATTGTTCCCCTTTAATTCCCCAAGTAACCTTTGTTTTTTTGCCTTCTAATTTCTCGAATTTCCAGTATACATTACTAATACTTTCTCCCATCGGAGTAATGAAAGTGATTTTTTGATCAATACTAGTAAATGGTGCAGCTTTTACTGTCTTCATACTTCCGTCTCCTTGAGTTTCACTTTTCCAGCTATACGAAGCGCCATCACCACTGGTTTGACTTGCATATTCCATGATCATATCATCAGAATCATCCATCCAAGGGCCCCATTTCTCCCAAGTTTTATATTCATTGATTGTGTTAAAAAGTAATTCATCAGGAGCATCAATTACTCTACTTTCTTCTGCTTGATATTTACCATCTGTAATGGTTATATAAACAGCACCACCGATAACAATAATAAGTAAAAGAAAAAATAAATATTTTATAATCTTCATGTTAGTTAGTTTAGATTTTTTCTGTAGCTAATATAGTCAATTTTTGAGATGGTTTTTTAGTTTAAAGATTTTCAAGACTTTGACTATTTAGGTTTTGGAATTTTACAGGATTAAAACGAAATGAAATTCAAAATATAGATTTTTTTTATTTCGTTACATTTGCTGAGAACAATAAACATAAACAAATGAAACTTAATCGTATAATATTTTTTATAGCCATTAGTGCGATGCTAATAGCTTGTAAAAAGGATCCTAGTATACAGGATCAAATTAATCAACAGGAGACAAAACAAGAAATAGTAGAAGAAAAATTCGATTATAATGTAGAGCAGTTTGCGGATATTAAAGTGCTGCGATACCAAATTCCAGGATGGGAAAATCTCTCATTAAAAGAACAAAAGTTAGTATACTATCTTACACAAGCTGGTTTAAGTGGAAGAGATATTATGTGGGATCAAAATTATCGACATAATCTTCAGATTCGTAAGGCGTTAGAAAATGTGTATACTTCATATGCCGGGGATAAAACTAGTAGTGATTGGAAATCTTTTGATACATACCTTAAAAGAGTATGGTTCTCTAATGGGATTCACCACCATTATAGTAATGATAAGATCAAACCAGAATTTACAAAAGATTACTTGGCTACACTTTTAACAGAAACTAAAACTGAGTTATCTGAAGATGCTATCAACATTATGTTTAATGAGGAAGATGCTAAAAAAGTAAACCAGGCGAAAGGTATTGATAACGTAGCGCTGTCCGCAGTTAATTTTTATGGACCTGGCGTAACTAATAAAGATGTTGAGTCTTTTTATAGTAAAATCAAATCTCCTGATCCTAAAAAACCATTATCTTATGGTTTAAATTCTCAACTAGTAAAGGAGAATGGAGAGCTTAAAGAAAGAGTGTACAAATCAGGAGGGTTATATGGTGCAGCAATTGATGAGATTATCAAATGGTTAGAAAAAGCACAAGGCGTTGCAGAAAATGAGGCTCAAGGAAATGCATTGACATTATTAATACAATATTATAAAACAGGTGATCTAAAAACTTGGGATGATTATAATGTAGCTTGGACTAAAGCAACAGAAGGAAATATTGATTACATAAATAGTTTTATAGAAGTATATAATGATCCTCTCGGATATAGAGGGTCTTATGAGACAATCGTGCAGATTAAAGATTTTGATATGTCTAAGAAAATGGCAGTTTTATCAGAAAATGCACAATGGTTTGAAGACAATTCCCCGTTAATGGACGAACACAAAAAAGACAGTGTAGTAGGAGTGACTTATAAAGTTGTTACTGTTGCAGGAGAAGCTGGAGATGCATCTCCAAGTACGCCAATAGGAGTGAATCTTCCGAATGCGAACTGGATAAGAGCAGCTGTAGGATCAAAGTCAGTATCATTAGGTAATATTATTGGAGCTTATAACAATGCAGGAAGTTCTGGTCGTCTTAAAGAATTTGTTCATGATGATGAAGAATACGAATTAGAAAAAAAGTATGGCCAATTAGGAGATAAGTTGCATACAGCTTTACACGAGGTAGTAGGGCATGCATCGGGTCAATTAAACCCTGGAGTAGGAGAAACTAAAGAAACGCTAAAGAATTATGCTTCTACAATGGAAGAAGGGCGTGCAGATTTAGTTGGACTATACTACTTAATGGATCCAAAATTACAAGAATTAGGTTTGGTAGAAGACTGGGAAAAAGTTGGAAAAGCTGCCTATGATGGGTACATCAGAAATGGATTGATGACCCAGTTAATTCGTCTTAACCTTGGTGATGATGTAGAAGAAGCGCATATGCGTAATCGTCAGTGGGTAAGTGCCTGGGCTTTCGAGCAAGGAGAAAAAGACAATGTAATCGAGAAAGTTACCAGAGATGGAAAAACATATTATAATATCAATGATTACACAAAGCTTCGTGAAATCTTTGGTCGTTTATTACGTGAAACGCAGCGTATCAAATCTGAAGGAGATTTTAAAGCTGCTGAAGCATTAGTAGAAGGATATGGAGTGAAAGTTGATCAGGCAATTCACGCAGAAGTTTTAAAAAGGAATGAACAGTTTACATCTGCTCCTTATAGTGGATTTGTAAATCCTGTTTTGGTTCCTGAAACAGATGAGAATGGAGAGATTACTAAAATTAATGTAACACAACCTACAGATTTTGTAACTCAAATGCTAGAATATAGCAAGGCATATGGATTCTTACCTGAAGTGAATTAAAGAGAAATAAAGTAATATAATCGAGCCAGGACTTTAGAAATAGAGTTCTGGTTTTTTTATGAAAAATTGTCGATTCTCTTAGTGTTCTGTAAACCATGTTCTTTGTGGGAAAAATCTGATATTTCTAATTGGTTAACTCTATGAGTTAAAAACTACTTTTGTTAGATAACTAACTATATTAATTATGCTTAAAGCATCTTTTATCCCTGTTTTTTGTTTTTTATTGTTTTTCTCAAATTTTTATGCGCAGCAAAAAAAAGATTGCGAGGAAATAAAAAAACATATAGATGAACTTTCCTCAGTAGATGAAAAATTAAGTGAATCTCTTATATACTTGCAAAACTCAGACGTAGCGTGTAAATATCATTTATGGAAAAAGAGAGCTCAACTATTTCAAGGTAAATTTCTTTTGGACTCCATT
Coding sequences:
- a CDS encoding MFS transporter, giving the protein MKKLLLNYIDTFSGLSKEVWWLALITLINRMGAMVIPFLSLYLSDDLCFSFGQIGWVMTSYGLGSLLGAWIGGKLSDQIGYYKVILGSLILTGISFFIVQYFSSFWSICISFFVLIAIADAARPAFFVALSAYSKPENKTRSLTFIRLAINLGFSMGPALGGIIIATVGYSGLFWIDGITCIIAGFIMIKTLHPKKARILDKEVVVDNPTPAHSDGVYILFLVALTLFGFIFVQYFSTIPLYYKEVHFLSERNIGLILALNGTLIFIFEMPLIAYLESTSFSKIGSVISGFILTGISFILLLVSPWVGIVVIGMIIATVGEMISFPFGNAFALDRSKRGRQGAYMGMYSMSFSLAHIFGHNSGMQFINQYGYNNTWLLMAGIAVIGTFLLFIVKLKVNREDTKHTLKHV
- a CDS encoding P-II family nitrogen regulator, whose protein sequence is MKKIEAIIRKSRFKAVKDALHEIEVNFFTYWDVTGVGNEKKGQVYRGISYSTSDIQRRYLSIVVSDEFEEKTVQAIIDAAKTGEVGDGKIFVSDVQNTFRIRTGEHGNQAVN
- a CDS encoding sodium:alanine symporter family protein, with amino-acid sequence MKKIMTMCVSLFAYTYATAQEVRTESLDERINDGFKNATDWFVDAIFAEIPITSQVGIPWVLIVLLFGASYFTIYFKGINFRNFWTSINIVRGKYDDLETSNTLEVSESVRTIEGDQPDTVRVEGKDGEVSHFQALTAALSATVGLGNVAGVAIALSIGGAGATFWMILVGLLGMASKFVECTLGVAYREIDENGTVYGGPMYYLSKGLKEKGLTTLGKVLAVIFAIMCVGGSFGGGNMFQANQAFKLFEHVTGAENSFIYGKGWLFGLIMAIFVGIVIIGGIKKIAKVTDKIVPSMVVVYILAVITVIAINYKVIPDAIYAIINGAFSAEGITGGMIGVMIQGFRRAAFSNEAGIGSASIAHSAVKTKYAASEGLVALLEPFIDTVVICTMTAIVLIITGQIQVGTEISDEQGVLLTASALESGISWFPYILSLAVILFAFSSMISWSYYGYQAWSYLFGRKKYVEYIYKSIFCICVIIGSAASLTAVTDFSDAMIFSMLVPNMIGLFLMAPRVAKELKKYKQAISMNKIL
- a CDS encoding porin: MKTKTVTKLFKKACLFSLALISFTSIAQEEEEKKWFDNFSINGSVDGYFRYNFGAQNDNSTAPTTSFANQSGFALGMANVILGYEGEKVGFVADLVYGQRGTDATFNSGVFDAAGNRTGDATANIINQLYAYWNVTENFKLTFGNFNTYLGYEVISPTGNFNYSTSYMFSYGPFSHTGLKADFAINDNWSAMVAVMNPTDYTENNPFDTYIFGAQIGYSADNGSAYLNFRYGNEGEPGEVGPTFQADLTTGWDLAEKFYLGVNATYLTTEDQGDADASGFYGVALYPQFKVDEKFTLGLRGEYFAEFEDGAGALVTDADSDGSVIAATLTGSYDIGNLTLKPELRLDSASEDTFPDNDGDFKKSLSSFVLGAIYKF
- a CDS encoding DJ-1/PfpI family protein, translated to MKHILYIILSIIIIGCQEKNQEKPIETVETKKTFPKLEPNRYNVAFLIMDGTYNTEFTAPFDIFQHTQYRKNIKQMNVFTVANTDAPITTFEGVKIIPDYNYLKDSLPKIDILVVPSAEHHLDSDLEDTAMIDFVKKVDQTATYMTSHCDGAFVLAKAGILNNVVSTTFPSDIDKMRETFPDLDIRKDVLFVHDGKYITSAGGAKSFEAALYLCEHLYGAEIARSLAGGLVIDWKLEEVPHLVISK
- the crcB gene encoding fluoride efflux transporter CrcB, encoding MKQLILVFIGGGTGSVARFLISKYLNNDTNGIPYGTFTANILGSFLIGIILGLALKNNVLSQNAVLLLATGFCGGFTTFSTFAYENHMLLRSGDFVSFSIYTISSFIIGFLLVFLGMWIVK
- a CDS encoding mechanosensitive ion channel family protein produces the protein MERIYEYLEIAIDKIVFFAPRIIGAALVFWIGFKIIKRILKWIEAALKRMNISDTMRPFLSSIISVLLKIAILFIVISILGADLSGFVAILAAISFAVGLSLQGSLGNFASGILIMFLKPYQLEDWIEVDEKFGKVKEIGIFNTTVKTPGSKVLIIPNSKITDDVVTNYSREGVIRLEIIVTMPYSEDFPKVKKIIEDTLKPIEKILDTPIPEIGIENFDSHSVLIAVRPYVKPDDFWEVTFVAHQEIKRAFSEHNIKVAYSEGVELGSIGV
- a CDS encoding DUF1684 domain-containing protein, which encodes MYRLSFLLLLFFSHIGAQDSTTIKKILAFQEELNKEFASEEKSPLTPKDFKTFKELDFFDIDTSYSVLAKFIRTPYETPFIMKTTTNREPIYVKYGEAHFVLQEKKWILNIYQSQGLKTQPEYEDYLFLPFTDLSNGETSYGGGRFIDLKIPEDDIILIDFNTAYNPYCAYSARYSCPIPPEENHLELEIPVGVKKYNKHEANK